The stretch of DNA TTGAGCTAAGTAAGGAGTTGCTTCGCTAACGCTTGCAAAGACTGTTTTTGTACCTATCTTCATTTACTCAACAACGCCTTTTTGCGCAGGGGAAATGACCTGTCTGTGTCTTTTTGCTCGTATAAATGTTATAATGAGCATATTTTGTTCTATTTGGGCAGAGTGAGTTAATGAAAGATCGCTATGGTAGAGTATTTGAAGAGAATGAGATCCGAAATGCGGATTGTATCAGCTTTATAGACTTCAAGTGTTTAAATGAGTTTGGCGAAGACGAGTTGGTTTTAATTACTGATACAGATGGAGGTAAAAGAGTCTATCTCTTTTCGGATCTTCAAGAGCAACTTAAAGCGGGTCATTATTGCCGTTTGCCCGATCCACTGACAAAACAGGATATTCTGAATCAGATTCCCGAATTTAAAGCAGCGATTCAGTTTGAAGAAAATGCTGTCCATTATAATGCCTATATTCTGGACCAATATCCTCACTTGATACAATTGTTAAAAATTTATGTAGAAGAAGTGTTAAATATTAAAGATGAGATGGCCGGAAAAGGTACTTTATTAAATATAATTCAAGCCAATCATAGCCCGAGGCTTGCAGAGTTTTACCAGAACGTTGCTAATCTTCCAGTTGAAGAACGAGATGCGCTTTATTCTTTATTCATTACTAACAGAACACTTTATAAAATGCGCAATCGCGAGGGCAATGGGAATTTCATATATTTTCCAGTTAAATGGATACCCGCAGTTGACAACCTAAGGGAGCAGTTTGATTATAAGTCAATGACTGAGCGGGGTTATTATACTCCTTTCCCTCATAGAAATGTGCGACTTTCTGATGTGATCAGTAATCCGGAAGATGCCTGCATGCACTCTTGGGGGATGGATATTCTGAATATGTTACTTGAATATCATGTGGGAAGTAATAAAGAGTTCAGCATTTTCAATCCTGCAACCAATTGGATTGCATATCGAATGGAACAGGATTTGCGGCATAGAGTGGAAAAATCTATCACCCAGCCTCTCCACCCCCAGAAAGGGAAATACGTTTTTGAGCAGGTTAAAAAAGTAACGGCTCCAGGTTTCTCACTATCGTCGATGCCTCCCGAGCACAATACCCCTGAATCAGTTGCAATGCTTACGAAACTGGACAAAGCATGCGAAAAATACATGCAGCATCTTTTAGAGAAGATGAATATTAATGGACCGTTTATTGATTATCCATTACCCGCTACTTTAGTTGCGCAAAACCGATGTTCGGATGATAAGCTGATCAATAAATACAAAGCGGTCTATCAGTTGTATGAATCTTTGCACGACTCCGGTCCTGGTATTGATAACAATAGCCGCATTAATCAATTTGCCCAACGCTATAATGAAGAAGACCGCCAGAATACAATTGCTGCCCACAGGGATGGGGCCGGTATACGATTTTTAAACGTTTTATTTTCGATATTGACTCTGGGCGGAAAAAATCTTGTAACGCATTGGATTACAGGCGGATACTACGGATTCTGGGACTCCAGAGGCACTGTCTTTAGCAAGGATGTGACTGAAAACTTGACAGCCTACAATGTAGGTTTGACGAGCTGACTACACAAATTTATAGACTGGCAGCCAGGGTAAGGGAAGTTAATTTGCCAGCTTTTCGGGCCTCGTTCCTTCGCTAATCACAATTTCTTATCACGTAATTGATTCTTTTCATTAACAATAAGCATTCTAATTTACCTATTATTCTCTTGGCGACATAAAAAACAATAAGGAAAAAATAATGGACGCATTTGAACACAATAGTAATTTAGAAGGTATTATCAGCTATAAAACCCTGGATAAAGACTATGGGCGCACAAAGTTTGCGGGCCCTGGTTATGGCGAGTTTGATATGGAAAAGTATAAAGAGCTAGAGAAATTGTTAAATCCTGATACGGTTGATTAAACACTGTAAATTGTATATCCCGGGTGGCCTGTAAGCCGCTGCCATTAAGTTAAGAATTAATGGGAGTACGTCCGTAAGCCAGGCCCACGGGAAATAAGGAAGTTATTATGAATAATTTACAGGTTGAACAGCGCGCTTACAACCTTGATGAGGCATTATTGATTGGTCTTGAAGAAGCTGAGAAAAATCAGATTACGCCGGCTTTTCAATGTATAGGTACTTTGAAACAGAATGGGTTTCATTTAAGCACTTATCTTTGCGCTGCCAATAACAATCAATTGAAACTATCATCATTAGGCGGAGCAAGCGGCAGTGAGCCGCAGGCTAAAGTAAAAGCCTTGTTTGAATCATTAGAAAAATCAATCGGAATCAGTCTGTATAAAAATGATTTACTCAACCAGTATTCATTTTCCACTGCCAGTTCGCCTTCCACGGGTTTTCTGACTAAGCATCAACTAATGCCCAAACTTTTACTGGAAGAAGGCTACCAGAAAAACCCTTACCCATGGATTGAATTGCATCAACTCGCGAATAAAAGAAGCATGTATTATCCATTGGCGTTAATTTATCCTTTTATTGATGAGCACATTGCATCACTCAGTAATGATATCGGGCTTGCTATTGGAGCGACCCGCGACGAGGCAATTATTCACGGTATTAATCAATGGGTCGAGCGGGATGCCTATTCCTTGTTTCTGTTAAAAACAGTCCTTCACCACAATCCAGTTCCTGCCAGGGTGATTAGAAAGAACAGCTTGCCTCCATCCATCGCCCAAATCATAGCGGCTATTGAACAGCATTATGATGAAAATATACTAGTAGTAGACATCAGCAGTGATAATGCGATTCCAGCCTTCGTTGTCAGTTTTACCCGCCAAACGATGCTGCTGCAGCCCCAAGGGTTTGGCGCCTCACTTTCCAAAGAGGCGGCATTGAAGCAGGCTCTGTATGAATCAGTACAATACAAAGAGCGATTCAATGAGAATGCCAGGGTTTATCGCGAGCACAATGCCAGGTTTTTTGAGCATAGCCCTTTGCTGTTAAAGGCGATGATCGGCGATCTGCAAGTGCTGGTGGATAATAACATCAGTGTAGAGATCAATTGGGATGAGATTCCTTCCTATTGTTTGCCAAATAAGTTGAGCCAGCAAATTCAATTAATGGCCGAACGTTTAGAGGCCTGTCAGGCGAATATTTATGTCGCTGATTTATACCAGTCATCCACTGGAGTCTCGGTTACTTATACCTTAATTCCCGAGCTTGAAAATTTCAGTTTAATACGCGATGCGAAATGCGTGACGATTAAGGAGCGGGCATGGAGTATTTTAAATGAATTATGAAAGACAAATGCCGCCCCGAATGGCTTTGGAAAGAGCAAAATCAACTCTTAGTCTATTGAATTTACAGGCGGATTTTAAGCAATATGGTACTGGGATTAAAACCTCTCATTGCAAGTTAATTGATGAACAATCCCATTCCATTTTTTATGGTTGCGGTAAAGGAGTCGGGATTCAATCGATGGTAAGCGCCTGTTTTGAGGCACTTGAACATTATGCGGTATTCGATTTTTGTCAAAAACGTCAGAATAACTATTTTTCCTTAAGTGATCCTCTGATTGCAAATCCCTTGAAAACGCATCAGCTGTTAGCTCCTCCCATATATAAGGAAACAGCTGAAATGCCCTTTGCCAGATTTGAGGAAATTTGCACTGGTGAAATACTGTATTATCCATTGTATTTAATCGATCCGCGCTATGCCAAAAATCCGGCTGCTCAGGATACATTTAATTACGAGCCTTATTCCTGGCAGGCCTGTGATTCGGGCATCGCTTCGGGGACCAATGAGGAGGAAGCCAGTATTCATGCGCTAAATGAAGCGATAGAGCGTGATGCTTACTCTTTATTCCTCATCCAGGCCTTTCTATTGCAAGGGCCTGTTTCGATCATCGACAAAACCTCAGTACCAGAGTATTTGAAAGAAATGATCAATCAGATTGAGCAGGAATATGACGAGGAGCTTATTCTTGTCGATATCACTAGCGACATAGGCATTCCCAGCGTTCTGGTCAGCCTGACTAAACAAGCAATGCCCATCCAGCCCATTGGTTGTGGTACTTCGCTTTACAAAGACTACGCTCTTGAGCGTGCGCTGTTGGAATCTTTACAGCCTTTGCATTTATTTAATGATCACTTGCTGGAAAATCAGCAGAAAACCTTAAGTAGTCTCGCAGAACAACCATTATTGGCCCAATGTGCCAGGGCGGATATTGCCAGTCTGTCAGCTAAGTTTCAAATAAAGCATTTTGATTCGCTTCCTGATTATCAGGGAGCTTCTTCGCTAAACCAGCAATTAGAGACCATTATTCAAAGTATTCGCAAGCAGAATTTTTCTATTTATAAGACTAATCTTGCTGAACTTGATAGTGGATTTCATTGTGTGAAATATATTATTCCTGGCCTGGAGCAGTTTTATTTGGTAGAAATTGGAAAACATATTCTACCGAATACAAGAGGGATGAATTTTATTCGGGATAGCAGGCTTAAAGACATTATTTTCGAGAAAGGATAAATGAAGTTACTGGATCCTCAGTTACAGGTATTCGTTGCTGTTGCCCAGCATAAAAGTATGCATGCGGCAGCCAAGGCGGTGCACTTAAGTCAGACCGCGGTTACTCAACGTATACGTGCTCTGGAAACCAGATTACGAACCACCCTGTTTATACGCAGCCATCATGGTGTGTTGCTGACCTCAGAAGGAGAGGCTTTGCTCCGTTATTGCCAGGCTTCCTCAGAACTTGAAGGCATTACCTTATCGAGTATTCATGGAGCAGGGATGGAGTCGACAGTTCGATTGTGCATCAGCGGCCCCACCAGTATCATGTCTTCACGGATAATTCCCGCCTGTCGCCCTTTATTAAAAAAATATCCTAACTTACTTGTTACCTTCCATATTAATGATTCTGAGCAGAGAATTGCCTCGCTGCAAACGGGCGGCAGTCATTTTGTAATCATTGAACCGCAGCATCTTTTTAAAGAAATGCAAGTGAAAGCCATTAAGCCAGAGCGTTATGTCCTGGTGGCTACAGCGGCTTGGGCTGGACGTGATCTAAAAGATATTTTGCAAACAGAGCGAATTATCGATTTTGATGAGTCAGATCCTATGACGCTCAATTATCTGAAACACTATAATTTGCTTGAATACACACAATCAGAACGTCATTTTGTGAATATTAACGAATCATTGCTCTGTTTATTTACTGAGGGCTATGGTTATGGGGTTTTATCAGCTGAACTTTGCCAGCCTTTCCTGGAGAAAAAGCAATTAATAGCTCTGAATTCAGGTCAGTATTATGAAAACAAACTTGTCCTTGCCTGGTATGCGAGAACAGAAGCTCCATCTTATTTTGCGGATGTTATTGATTCCATAGTTTAAAATTGACCGCTTTCATGAGAGTGACAGTTTAATATACAATTGAGCTTAACTTGAATTCGGCAAGCTATTCAGCACTGAATTATATGAATGACAGGATTGAAAAACCAACAGAAGTGGTCGGTGAAATTATTTCGCCATTACTGCAGCTGCCTGCGGAGTCGTTTTTAATTAATATGCCTTTGAATTGGAATACGGCGCACAGTTTAAGCAGAACTTCTCAATGGTTTGGGTTTTTCAGAGCGAATAGTCAGGTTAAAAACTCTGTTGGCCATGTTTATGAACTACTTCATTGTTTTGAGCTTGGTGATTACGTTCGGGCTAATAAAATTGCCCACGCCTATCCTTCTGCGATATTTCGTTCTGTTAATTATCGGTTTACCCTTTCTCAAAAAGAGCATTGCGTTCTGTATACCAGTCCCCTCCGATATGCTTTGGAAACCAATAACCAACGCATGCTAGCGCTATTTAAGCAAGTAGTAGAACCCGATTTAACTGAACATTTTAAATGCTTCGAGAAACAATATAGCGTAAGAGACAGTTATCGGTTAATCGAACGAGTGGCCGAATCGGATTACGATGGGGTTGAGGAGTTAATTAAAGTCAATCCGGATTTGATGTTTAAGCATGTGATTTATGATCCTGAAAGTCAGCTCATTCGTCCTGTCACTGGTGAAAAATACAAAGCGATTTATCAAGGGGTGCGTCCTGAGTATATTAGTCCCTTAAAACTGGCGTTTAAAAACTATGACAGCTATATGTGGTCGATGTTTTTCGAGTTGATAAAAGAGGATGCAAAGCATCAGGAATTTTTCATGCGGCAAAAAGAAGAGCAAAAGGAATGCTATGATATCGAGCCGCTCCTGAATGCTTATGATCAATATTTGCACATTCATGAGGAAATCAATAAAAACCACGCGGAAATGGCGCAGATACAAGAAGATGTCTTGACGCAATCGTTTAATAAGGTCGGTTTGTTGCAAAGAAACGCGCCGCGGCATCTTTTATTAGAAATATTTCGCCAGGATCCTCTTTGGGGGCAAGTGCCCGATTCAGGGATAAAAACAAGTACGAGGCCGCCTTTACAATATCTAAGTTATTTCGAAGAAGAAGGGGAGATTAATATAAGCCGGTTATTTGCCTTTCTTGGACAGGATTTAACTATTGTCAGGGGCGAGAGTGCTGTCGGCGCTTTGTTCATGCCCTGGACTCAAGCTTGTAATGCGAAAAAAGACCGCGACACCCTGGAAAATTTATTTCGTTTGAGACAACAGGAATTGGCTGAATTGCTGACTCTTCCTGAACAGGAATCCAATGCTTTTAACCCCTAGAGGACAGTAACCAAAAACGTCTTTGCGAGCAAAGGCGAAGCAATCCACGCTCGTCACCTTATTTAAGACTTACTCTTGTTCACTTTATTCACAAAGATTATAGTTGGGCGAAACTATTTGTAAATTTTTGTAACCAATTGTTACAGGGCCCGGTGATTTTATATTTCCAATCTATACTTTAAAAGCAAATTGTCTTTTTGGAGATCGAGCAATGAGTATTTCTCTCTTGGAAGACAAGGATGTTGAAGTAATCTGTGGCGGAGACCCGAGTCCTGGCATTATTTACAATCTAACCAATAATGGGGGAACGGTCGAGGTAACCGCTGCCTTGCAAACTGGTGCCGTTTTCGCAAAAGTAATCGGGCAAATTCCCGGTAATGACATTCCTGGCGTTAGTATTGTACCTGTGGGCATCAACCCCTGAGCGTTGAGAAATAATAAGGCCAGGTATTAACTGGCCTTTAACACCCTGAATTTGTTAAATGCCTGAGTGTTGCATAATTCCTCAAACCTTCCCGCATTATGCAGTTTTCCTTTCTCAAGAATATAAATTGTATTGGCTCCGCTTAAAAACTCGGGGCGATGAGTAATTACCAAACGGCTTATGCTCAGAGATTCAACACAGTTTTTGAGCAGGCTTAATGTTTGATCATCCATGCCGCTCATTGCCTCATCCAAAATCAAAATCCTTGGTTTTTTGGCCAGAGCGCGGGCAATTAAAATACGCTGCCGCTGTCCCAGGGATACAGCACCGCTGCGATCAGTAATTACGGTTCGCATCCCCATTGGCATTTTTTCGATATCACTCGCAATATTTGCCAGCCGAGCTGCTTGCCAGGCATCTTCTTCTGTCAGGCATGAATTAATGCCGATAATATTGCTCAGAATACTGCCAGGCATTAAGGCGCTGGTTTGCAAAATCACACCAAGCTGGCTGCGTAAATGCTGTAAATTCAAACGGCATAATTCCATATCATCAAATAAAACTTGCCCTTTCTGAGGTTTTTCAAATCCGAGCAGCAAACGCAGCAGGGTTGATTTGCCAACACCTGATTTTCCCAGAATACCGACGTATTCGCCTTGCTCCATTTTAAAGGACAAATCATTGCATATAGCATCCTCGTTTTTACTGTATTTAAATTGAATATCGCGTAATTCCAGAGAGCCTTTAAGATTAAGCTTGGAATTTTCTTTTCGATAATTCTCAGTTTCAGCCTGAAAGACTGGCTTGGTTCGTTCAAAAACAGGAATGATTCGCACCATTTGATTGATGCTATTCCAGAGGCCGATGAAGGCAATGAATAGTTGTGAGAATGCCGCGTTATATAAAATAAAAAGACCTAAATTTAATGAGCTGTCCATGTTCACCACAAAAAGATAAAGAAAAAAAGTGCTCAATAAACTGAAAATTAGATTAATAATTTTATCAATGACAGTCAATTTACTGCTTTTAAAAAATAAGATCATTTTTTCAATGTACTTACGCAGCCAAAGATTGAGGATTAGTTCTTCGCGATGGGCACAGCGTATTTTGTTAATGCTCGTAAAAATCTGTAATAATAAAGATTGGTTTTCACCGCTGACGTGAAAATAACCACGCAGAAAACGCAGTTGTTTCAAGGTGATAAAGAAGGAAATAGCACTTGCTATCACCAGAAAAAGAATAAGCAAAAGGCTGAAAACTGGCAGTAGGTAACATAAGAGAATCAAACTAAAAAAGAAAACCAGACTATTTGAAAGAGAGACAAGCAGGCTGAGAGTTAATTCCTGCTGGATGATATCGATGGACGAAATGCGATTGCTTAAATCACCAATTTGAAAGCGGCTAAAAAAATGCGCCGGAAATCGCAGGACGCGATCCCAGATGGCTGCCTGTATATTACCATTGGCTTTTAATTTGATGCGAAATAAACTGATTATTTCTACGAGTTGCAAACTGGCCGTTATAAACGCATTAATTATAAAAGCAATAATCACTTGAGCTACAGCAGAGGTATCGGCAAAAGGAACCGCTACAGAAAATAAATAGCCCGTGCCCAGCGGAATAATTAAGGCCAGGGCGGCTAACACAAGCTGCACCAGCAGCAAGCGTTTAAGATCGGAACCGCTTTGCTGATAGATATACTGAAGGACATCTTTCACCCCAATTTTGCCGCCTGCCAGGGGCTTATAAAAATAGAAGGCTTGATTTAATACCGTTGCTGCATTTTTTTTCCCAATCGCTAAAGCCTCTTGCCCCGGAATATGTAATTGATAACCCTTGCCTGTGGGTATTAGGGCACAGGCATTTCCATCCACCGTAAATGCCAGCAATGGGCCATTATCATATTTCCACCATTCCTCTGGTAATTGAATTTCACGAAAACGAAATTGTGAGAGATTAGCTATTTCAGATAATAGGTCAAGCCTGGTTTTGCTTTCATCACCAGTCTGTGTTGGCATCTTAAGTTTTATGTTGGCACTATTTGCCACGATGGTACAAGCAGCCAAAAAATCATGCTGGGCGGTTTCGGCTTCCTGGTTTCCCAAAAGCACCAGAATGTCTGAAATATCCAGTCGATTGCGATCAGTCATATGAACTCTTTATCAATAGGAATCAATGAGCCCTGTTCAAGTTTGTAAATTTGTGTACAATATTCAAGAGCACTTGGCCGATGAGTGATAACCAGGGTAGTTAAGCCTTTTTCCTGAATGTTCTTAAGAATACGTTTTTCAGTTTCCGCCTCAAGATTGGATGTTGCCTCATCCAGAATAAGAATTTTACTGTTCTGAGCCAGCGCCCTTGCAATTTCAATTCGATGCCGCTGACCACCGCTAAAGTTAACGCCATTTTCCGAAACCGCGCAGTCCAGACCGCCTCGCTGCATAATTTCCTCATAAATACAGGCGTCATGAAGCGCTTTTTCGATGGCCAGATCACTAATCGCCGGGTTCCAGAACGAAACATTTTCTCTGATTGTTCCCGGAAAAAGGAAAACATCCTGCTCGACATAAGCGATTAATCGGGCAGAGATTTCCGGGCTTATCTGCGATAACGCAGTGCCGCCAATATGAATGCTACCGCTTGCAGGCTGATATAAGCCTGTGATCAAGCGGGCGATGGTGGATTTTCCTTCGCCAGATTTACCGAGTATCGCAATCATTTCCCCGACAGGAATAAAGAGATTCAACTCTTTTAACATGGGTTTGTTCGCAGTATAAGCAAAACATACCGAATCCAATCGAATGGACGCTTCCAAGCAGTGTTCGGTTGAGCTTATATTAAAGCGCGGATCCAGTTCGTGATTCTGAATGTCATCCAGACGCGCCAAATCGCCCCTGATTTTCTGTAACTCTCCCCCCAAGCCAAGCAGGGTTTGCAGTGGTGCGAAAAACTGATACCAGAGCATCTGAAAGGCGATCAGACTACCGATGGTCAGTTGCCCATTAATAATCTGCCAACTGCCCAATCCGGTAATAATCGAATAAGCGACTAACTGGGTACAGGCCGGAATAACGGTTAATATTTGATTATAAATAGCCTGCTTTTGCTGTAATGAAATAATTTCAGCATGTGCCGACGCCCAGCGCTGAAAAAAATCATTTTCCCGGCCATTGGCTTTTAAATCCTCTATTAGACTAAGTCCCTGCATCTGCAGACCAAGCAATTTTCCATTTTTTTGTAAAAAATTACGGCTGACATCTGCGAATTGGCGGCGTACATGACGATAGACAAAAAGGCTGAAACCCATAGCGGTAAAAGCAAGCAGGGCTAGTTGCCAACTTAGAATACACATGAC from Legionella quinlivanii encodes:
- a CDS encoding ATP-binding cassette domain-containing protein — encoded protein: MTDRNRLDISDILVLLGNQEAETAQHDFLAACTIVANSANIKLKMPTQTGDESKTRLDLLSEIANLSQFRFREIQLPEEWWKYDNGPLLAFTVDGNACALIPTGKGYQLHIPGQEALAIGKKNAATVLNQAFYFYKPLAGGKIGVKDVLQYIYQQSGSDLKRLLLVQLVLAALALIIPLGTGYLFSVAVPFADTSAVAQVIIAFIINAFITASLQLVEIISLFRIKLKANGNIQAAIWDRVLRFPAHFFSRFQIGDLSNRISSIDIIQQELTLSLLVSLSNSLVFFFSLILLCYLLPVFSLLLILFLVIASAISFFITLKQLRFLRGYFHVSGENQSLLLQIFTSINKIRCAHREELILNLWLRKYIEKMILFFKSSKLTVIDKIINLIFSLLSTFFLYLFVVNMDSSLNLGLFILYNAAFSQLFIAFIGLWNSINQMVRIIPVFERTKPVFQAETENYRKENSKLNLKGSLELRDIQFKYSKNEDAICNDLSFKMEQGEYVGILGKSGVGKSTLLRLLLGFEKPQKGQVLFDDMELCRLNLQHLRSQLGVILQTSALMPGSILSNIIGINSCLTEEDAWQAARLANIASDIEKMPMGMRTVITDRSGAVSLGQRQRILIARALAKKPRILILDEAMSGMDDQTLSLLKNCVESLSISRLVITHRPEFLSGANTIYILEKGKLHNAGRFEELCNTQAFNKFRVLKAS
- a CDS encoding LysR family transcriptional regulator, translated to MKLLDPQLQVFVAVAQHKSMHAAAKAVHLSQTAVTQRIRALETRLRTTLFIRSHHGVLLTSEGEALLRYCQASSELEGITLSSIHGAGMESTVRLCISGPTSIMSSRIIPACRPLLKKYPNLLVTFHINDSEQRIASLQTGGSHFVIIEPQHLFKEMQVKAIKPERYVLVATAAWAGRDLKDILQTERIIDFDESDPMTLNYLKHYNLLEYTQSERHFVNINESLLCLFTEGYGYGVLSAELCQPFLEKKQLIALNSGQYYENKLVLAWYARTEAPSYFADVIDSIV
- a CDS encoding YcaO-like family protein, giving the protein MNYERQMPPRMALERAKSTLSLLNLQADFKQYGTGIKTSHCKLIDEQSHSIFYGCGKGVGIQSMVSACFEALEHYAVFDFCQKRQNNYFSLSDPLIANPLKTHQLLAPPIYKETAEMPFARFEEICTGEILYYPLYLIDPRYAKNPAAQDTFNYEPYSWQACDSGIASGTNEEEASIHALNEAIERDAYSLFLIQAFLLQGPVSIIDKTSVPEYLKEMINQIEQEYDEELILVDITSDIGIPSVLVSLTKQAMPIQPIGCGTSLYKDYALERALLESLQPLHLFNDHLLENQQKTLSSLAEQPLLAQCARADIASLSAKFQIKHFDSLPDYQGASSLNQQLETIIQSIRKQNFSIYKTNLAELDSGFHCVKYIIPGLEQFYLVEIGKHILPNTRGMNFIRDSRLKDIIFEKG
- a CDS encoding cysteine peptidase family C39 domain-containing protein, with translation MKRAKTPTILQMEATECGAAALAIILAYYGRHIPLEKMRVDCGVSRDGCNASMMLAAARQHGLTAQAAKVDSIASLQELNAPVILFWEFNHFVVLEGISKEKIYINDPACGPRTVSYQQFDQAFTGVLLLLSPDIDFMAHGRPASLYSALRNRLQGLDKELFFVFIASLALVVPNLMITALAKIFIDNILVEKLNSWILPFFSVFLVMIVSIILLSSLQNYFLLLIKLKLTLISTIGFLWRIMYLPIQFFQQRFAGDITERVSANDRIANLLSNEVMASLVSLLTIALYGVVMCILSWQLALLAFTAMGFSLFVYRHVRRQFADVSRNFLQKNGKLLGLQMQGLSLIEDLKANGRENDFFQRWASAHAEIISLQQKQAIYNQILTVIPACTQLVAYSIITGLGSWQIINGQLTIGSLIAFQMLWYQFFAPLQTLLGLGGELQKIRGDLARLDDIQNHELDPRFNISSTEHCLEASIRLDSVCFAYTANKPMLKELNLFIPVGEMIAILGKSGEGKSTIARLITGLYQPASGSIHIGGTALSQISPEISARLIAYVEQDVFLFPGTIRENVSFWNPAISDLAIEKALHDACIYEEIMQRGGLDCAVSENGVNFSGGQRHRIEIARALAQNSKILILDEATSNLEAETEKRILKNIQEKGLTTLVITHRPSALEYCTQIYKLEQGSLIPIDKEFI
- a CDS encoding YcaO-like family protein — translated: MNNLQVEQRAYNLDEALLIGLEEAEKNQITPAFQCIGTLKQNGFHLSTYLCAANNNQLKLSSLGGASGSEPQAKVKALFESLEKSIGISLYKNDLLNQYSFSTASSPSTGFLTKHQLMPKLLLEEGYQKNPYPWIELHQLANKRSMYYPLALIYPFIDEHIASLSNDIGLAIGATRDEAIIHGINQWVERDAYSLFLLKTVLHHNPVPARVIRKNSLPPSIAQIIAAIEQHYDENILVVDISSDNAIPAFVVSFTRQTMLLQPQGFGASLSKEAALKQALYESVQYKERFNENARVYREHNARFFEHSPLLLKAMIGDLQVLVDNNISVEINWDEIPSYCLPNKLSQQIQLMAERLEACQANIYVADLYQSSTGVSVTYTLIPELENFSLIRDAKCVTIKERAWSILNEL